Proteins encoded within one genomic window of Balaenoptera ricei isolate mBalRic1 chromosome 10, mBalRic1.hap2, whole genome shotgun sequence:
- the KLRG1 gene encoding killer cell lectin-like receptor subfamily G member 1, with translation MTDNAIYSVLELSTASQAQNDYRLQQKASSSRSPLSYYVAVALGLLCAILVTLLLFQWILCRGSKFSTCASCPSCPDLWVRYGDHCYYFSVEEKNWNSSLEFCLARDAHLLMFKDNQKMFPLRNFLSQDFYWVGLRNNSGWRWEDGSALNASRIFSNSLVQKCGTISKSGLQASSCEVALPWVCKKVRH, from the exons ATGACTGACAATGCTATTTATTCCGTTTTAGAGCTTTCTACTGCATCCCAAGCCCAGAATGACTACAGACTGCAGCAAAAAG CTTCTTCTTCAAGATCCCCTCTCTCTTACTACGTGGCAGTAGCGTTGGGGCTTCTGTGTGCCATTCTAGTGACTTTGCTGCTTTTCCAGTGGATTCTGTGCCGGG GTTCCAAGTTCTCCACTTGTGCCAGCTGTCCTAGCTGCCCAGACCTCTGGGTGAGGTATGGTGACCATTGTTATTACTTCTCAGTGGAAGAAAAGAACTGGAATTCTAGCCTGGAATTCTGCTTAGCCAGAGATGCACATCTCCTTATGTTTAAAGACAACCAGAAAATG TTCCCGCTCCGAAATTTCCTCAGTCAGGACTTTTACTGGGTTGGTCTGAGAAACAATTCTGGCTGGAGGTGGGAAGATGGATCAGCCTTAAACGCCTCaag aatattttcaaaCAGCTTGGTACAGAAGTGTGGTACCATCAGCAAAAGTGGTCTCCAAGCCTCTAGCTGTGAAGTTGCTTTACCGTGGGTCTGTAAGAAGGTCAGACATTGA